The following proteins are co-located in the Penaeus monodon isolate SGIC_2016 chromosome 10, NSTDA_Pmon_1, whole genome shotgun sequence genome:
- the LOC119577879 gene encoding circumsporozoite protein-like isoform X6 — translation MKVFILMALVAVASAMGEDSHSHSHEDITDTGRIFGVGRLSAMCSTKFQACISISPLSGTCFDQLIDCDNRVTVNIGGKATGTTGGTTGGKATGTTGGTTGGKATGTTGGTTGGKATGTTGGTTGGKTTGTTGGTTGGKTTGTTGGTTGGKATGTAGGTTGGKAGAAAGGTTGGKAGVAAGR, via the exons atgaag gtcttcaTACTTATGGCGCTGGTTGCAGTAGCGAGTGCAATGGGTGAAGATAGCCACAGCCACTCTCATGAAGAT ATAACGGATACCGGGAGAATCTTTGGTGTTGGGAGGCTTTCTGCAATGTGTTCAACGAAGTTCCAAGCGTGCATCAGCATTTCGCCGCTCTCTGGAACTTGCTTTGATCAGCTTATAGATTGTGATAATAGGGTAACGGTTAATATAGGTGGAAAAGCTACTGGCACAACAGGTGGAACGACAGGTGGAAAAGCTACTGGCACAACAG GTGGAACGACAGGTGGAAAAGCTACTGGCACAACAGGTGGAACGACAGGTGGAAAAGCTACTGGTACAACAGGTGGAACGACAGGTGGAAAAACTACTGGCACGACTGGTGGAACGACAGGTGGAAAAACTACTGGCACGACAGGTGGAACGACAGGTGGAAAAGCTACTGGCACGGCAGGTGGAACGACAGGTGGAAAAGCTGGTGCAGCGGCAGGTGGAACGACAGGTGGAAAAGCTGGTGTAGCGGCAGGACGATAA
- the LOC119577879 gene encoding circumsporozoite protein-like isoform X5 — protein MKVFILMALVAVASAMGEDSHSHSHEDITDTGRIFGVGRLSAMCSTKFQACISISPLSGTCFDQLIDCDNRVTVNIGGKATGTTGGTTGGKATGTTGGTTGGKATGTTGGTTGGKATGTTGGTTGGKTTGTTGGTTGGKTTGTTGGTTGGKATGTAGGTTGGKAGAAAGGTTGGKAGVAAGR, from the exons atgaag gtcttcaTACTTATGGCGCTGGTTGCAGTAGCGAGTGCAATGGGTGAAGATAGCCACAGCCACTCTCATGAAGAT ATAACGGATACCGGGAGAATCTTTGGTGTTGGGAGGCTTTCTGCAATGTGTTCAACGAAGTTCCAAGCGTGCATCAGCATTTCGCCGCTCTCTGGAACTTGCTTTGATCAGCTTATAGATTGTGATAATAGGGTAACGGTTAATATAGGTGGAAAAGCTACTGGCACAACAGGTGGAACGACAG GTGGAAAAGCTACTGGCACAACAGGTGGAACGACAGGTGGAAAAGCTACTGGCACAACAGGTGGAACGACAGGTGGAAAAGCTACTGGTACAACAGGTGGAACGACAGGTGGAAAAACTACTGGCACGACTGGTGGAACGACAGGTGGAAAAACTACTGGCACGACAGGTGGAACGACAGGTGGAAAAGCTACTGGCACGGCAGGTGGAACGACAGGTGGAAAAGCTGGTGCAGCGGCAGGTGGAACGACAGGTGGAAAAGCTGGTGTAGCGGCAGGACGATAA
- the LOC119577879 gene encoding circumsporozoite protein-like isoform X7, producing MKVFILMALVAVASAMGEDSHSHSHEDITDTGRIFGVGRLSAMCSTKFQACISISPLSGTCFDQLIDCDNRVTVNIGGKATGTTGGTTGGTTGGKATGTTGGTTGGKATGTTGGTTGGKTTGTTGGTTGGKTTGTTGGTTGGKATGTAGGTTGGKAGAAAGGTTGGKAGVAAGR from the exons atgaag gtcttcaTACTTATGGCGCTGGTTGCAGTAGCGAGTGCAATGGGTGAAGATAGCCACAGCCACTCTCATGAAGAT ATAACGGATACCGGGAGAATCTTTGGTGTTGGGAGGCTTTCTGCAATGTGTTCAACGAAGTTCCAAGCGTGCATCAGCATTTCGCCGCTCTCTGGAACTTGCTTTGATCAGCTTATAGATTGTGATAATAGGGTAACGGTTAATATAGGTGGAAAAGCTACTGGCACAACAGGTGGAACGACAG GTGGAACGACAGGTGGAAAAGCTACTGGCACAACAGGTGGAACGACAGGTGGAAAAGCTACTGGTACAACAGGTGGAACGACAGGTGGAAAAACTACTGGCACGACTGGTGGAACGACAGGTGGAAAAACTACTGGCACGACAGGTGGAACGACAGGTGGAAAAGCTACTGGCACGGCAGGTGGAACGACAGGTGGAAAAGCTGGTGCAGCGGCAGGTGGAACGACAGGTGGAAAAGCTGGTGTAGCGGCAGGACGATAA
- the LOC119577879 gene encoding circumsporozoite protein-like isoform X3, producing the protein MKVFILMALVAVASAMGEDSHSHSHEDITDTGRIFGVGRLSAMCSTKFQACISISPLSGTCFDQLIDCDNRVTVNIGGKATGTTGGTTGGKATGTTGGTTGGTTGGKATGTTGGTTGGKATGTTGGTTGGKTTGTTGGTTGGKTTGTTGGTTGGKATGTAGGTTGGKAGAAAGGTTGGKAGVAAGR; encoded by the exons atgaag gtcttcaTACTTATGGCGCTGGTTGCAGTAGCGAGTGCAATGGGTGAAGATAGCCACAGCCACTCTCATGAAGAT ATAACGGATACCGGGAGAATCTTTGGTGTTGGGAGGCTTTCTGCAATGTGTTCAACGAAGTTCCAAGCGTGCATCAGCATTTCGCCGCTCTCTGGAACTTGCTTTGATCAGCTTATAGATTGTGATAATAGGGTAACGGTTAATATAGGTGGAAAAGCTACTGGCACAACAGGTGGAACGACAGGTGGAAAAGCTACTGGCACAACAGGTGGAACGACAG GTGGAACGACAGGTGGAAAAGCTACTGGCACAACAGGTGGAACGACAGGTGGAAAAGCTACTGGTACAACAGGTGGAACGACAGGTGGAAAAACTACTGGCACGACTGGTGGAACGACAGGTGGAAAAACTACTGGCACGACAGGTGGAACGACAGGTGGAAAAGCTACTGGCACGGCAGGTGGAACGACAGGTGGAAAAGCTGGTGCAGCGGCAGGTGGAACGACAGGTGGAAAAGCTGGTGTAGCGGCAGGACGATAA
- the LOC119577879 gene encoding circumsporozoite protein-like isoform X4: MKVFILMALVAVASAMGEDSHSHSHEDITDTGRIFGVGRLSAMCSTKFQACISISPLSGTCFDQLIDCDNRVTVNIGGKATGTTGGTTGGKATGTTGGTTGGKATGTTGGKATGTTGGTTGGKATGTTGGTTGGKATGTTGGTTGGKTTGTTGGTTGGKTTGTTGGTTGGTTGGKAGVAAGR, encoded by the exons atgaag gtcttcaTACTTATGGCGCTGGTTGCAGTAGCGAGTGCAATGGGTGAAGATAGCCACAGCCACTCTCATGAAGAT ATAACGGATACCGGGAGAATCTTTGGTGTTGGGAGGCTTTCTGCAATGTGTTCAACGAAGTTCCAAGCGTGCATCAGCATTTCGCCGCTCTCTGGAACTTGCTTTGATCAGCTTATAGATTGTGATAATAGGGTAACGGTTAATATAGGTGGAAAAGCTACTGGCACAACAGGTGGAACGACAGGTGGAAAAGCTACTGGCACAACAGGTGGAACGACAGGTGGAAAAGCTACTGGCACGACAGGTGGAAAAGCTACTGGCACAACAGGTGGAACGACAGGTGGAAAAGCTACTGGCACAACAGGTGGAACGACAGGTGGAAAAGCTACTGGTACAACAGGTGGAACGACAGGTGGAAAAACTACTGGCACGACTGGTGGAACGACAGGTGGAAAAACTACTGGCACGACAGGTGGAACGACAG GTGGAACGACAGGTGGAAAAGCTGGTGTAGCGGCAGGACGATAA
- the LOC119577879 gene encoding circumsporozoite protein-like isoform X1 translates to MKVFILMALVAVASAMGEDSHSHSHEDITDTGRIFGVGRLSAMCSTKFQACISISPLSGTCFDQLIDCDNRVTVNIGGKATGTTGGTTGGKATGTTGGTTGGKATGTTGGKATGTTGGTTGGKATGTTGGTTGGKATGTTGGTTGGKTTGTTGGTTGGKTTGTTGGTTGGKATGTAGGTTGGKAGAAAGGTTGGKAGVAAGR, encoded by the exons atgaag gtcttcaTACTTATGGCGCTGGTTGCAGTAGCGAGTGCAATGGGTGAAGATAGCCACAGCCACTCTCATGAAGAT ATAACGGATACCGGGAGAATCTTTGGTGTTGGGAGGCTTTCTGCAATGTGTTCAACGAAGTTCCAAGCGTGCATCAGCATTTCGCCGCTCTCTGGAACTTGCTTTGATCAGCTTATAGATTGTGATAATAGGGTAACGGTTAATATAGGTGGAAAAGCTACTGGCACAACAGGTGGAACGACAGGTGGAAAAGCTACTGGCACAACAGGTGGAACGACAGGTGGAAAAGCTACTGGCACGACAGGTGGAAAAGCTACTGGCACAACAGGTGGAACGACAGGTGGAAAAGCTACTGGCACAACAGGTGGAACGACAGGTGGAAAAGCTACTGGTACAACAGGTGGAACGACAGGTGGAAAAACTACTGGCACGACTGGTGGAACGACAGGTGGAAAAACTACTGGCACGACAGGTGGAACGACAGGTGGAAAAGCTACTGGCACGGCAGGTGGAACGACAGGTGGAAAAGCTGGTGCAGCGGCAGGTGGAACGACAGGTGGAAAAGCTGGTGTAGCGGCAGGACGATAA
- the LOC119577879 gene encoding circumsporozoite protein-like isoform X8 produces the protein MKVFILMALVAVASAMGEDSHSHSHEDITDTGRIFGVGRLSAMCSTKFQACISISPLSGTCFDQLIDCDNRVTVNIGGKATGTTGGTTGGKATGTTGGTTGGKATGTTGGTTGGKTTGTTGGTTGGKTTGTTGGTTGGKATGTAGGTTGGKAGAAAGGTTGGKAGVAAGR, from the exons atgaag gtcttcaTACTTATGGCGCTGGTTGCAGTAGCGAGTGCAATGGGTGAAGATAGCCACAGCCACTCTCATGAAGAT ATAACGGATACCGGGAGAATCTTTGGTGTTGGGAGGCTTTCTGCAATGTGTTCAACGAAGTTCCAAGCGTGCATCAGCATTTCGCCGCTCTCTGGAACTTGCTTTGATCAGCTTATAGATTGTGATAATAGGGTAACGGTTAATATAG GTGGAAAAGCTACTGGCACAACAGGTGGAACGACAGGTGGAAAAGCTACTGGCACAACAGGTGGAACGACAGGTGGAAAAGCTACTGGTACAACAGGTGGAACGACAGGTGGAAAAACTACTGGCACGACTGGTGGAACGACAGGTGGAAAAACTACTGGCACGACAGGTGGAACGACAGGTGGAAAAGCTACTGGCACGGCAGGTGGAACGACAGGTGGAAAAGCTGGTGCAGCGGCAGGTGGAACGACAGGTGGAAAAGCTGGTGTAGCGGCAGGACGATAA
- the LOC119577879 gene encoding uncharacterized transmembrane protein DDB_G0289901-like isoform X2, whose translation MKVFILMALVAVASAMGEDSHSHSHEDITDTGRIFGVGRLSAMCSTKFQACISISPLSGTCFDQLIDCDNRVTVNIGGKATGTTGGTTGGKATGTTGGTTGGKATGTTGGKATGTTGGTTGGKATGTTGGTTGGKATGTTGGTTGGKTTGTTGGTTGGKTTGTTGGTTGGKAGAAAGGTTGGKAGVAAGR comes from the exons atgaag gtcttcaTACTTATGGCGCTGGTTGCAGTAGCGAGTGCAATGGGTGAAGATAGCCACAGCCACTCTCATGAAGAT ATAACGGATACCGGGAGAATCTTTGGTGTTGGGAGGCTTTCTGCAATGTGTTCAACGAAGTTCCAAGCGTGCATCAGCATTTCGCCGCTCTCTGGAACTTGCTTTGATCAGCTTATAGATTGTGATAATAGGGTAACGGTTAATATAGGTGGAAAAGCTACTGGCACAACAGGTGGAACGACAGGTGGAAAAGCTACTGGCACAACAGGTGGAACGACAGGTGGAAAAGCTACTGGCACGACAGGTGGAAAAGCTACTGGCACAACAGGTGGAACGACAGGTGGAAAAGCTACTGGCACAACAGGTGGAACGACAGGTGGAAAAGCTACTGGTACAACAGGTGGAACGACAGGTGGAAAAACTACTGGCACGACTGGTGGAACGACAGGTGGAAAAACTACTGGCACGACAGGTGGAACGACAG GTGGAAAAGCTGGTGCAGCGGCAGGTGGAACGACAGGTGGAAAAGCTGGTGTAGCGGCAGGACGATAA